Proteins from a genomic interval of Vibrio casei:
- a CDS encoding chitinase C-terminal domain-containing protein has product MKNGQVKLGKNAFRLSALTASCMMAFSSYAAVDCGPLDLWDTAAVYNGGAQVQQEGSAYSAKYWTQGDSPKDAGQWGAWALVDACSTDVVTNEAPTVDLTSPTTSTSLTEDDEVTLTANATDSDGTIARVDFLVDGDVIGQSTSAPFSATWTAVAGTHAFSSIAYDNEGAQSTQSTVTLEVQMSQTDTNQAPSVSVALSSSSVTLGEVVTLTATAADSDGTVDKVDFYVGGSLVGTVASSPYTLNYTTTQTGSVSVFAKATDNEGATTDSATASLQVTSDQPVAATCHPDGLYQTEGVNVPYCNAYDEEGRELMGADHPRRVIGYFTSWRAGDNDQAAYLVKDIPWEQLTHINYAFVSIGSDGNVNIGDVNDPENAAVGKTWPGVDVDPELGFKGHFGALATYKERYGVKTLISIGGWAETGGHFATDGSRVADGGFYTMTTNADGSINHAAIEKFADSAVELMRKYKFDGLDIDYEYPTSMAGAGNPYDKDFMEPRREHLWASYQELMKVLREKVDRASEADDNYYMLTIAAPSSGYLLRGMETFDVTKYLDYVNIMTYDLHGAWNDHVGHNAALYDTGKDSELAQWNVYGTAAYGGIGYLNTDWAYHYFRGSMPAGRINIGVPYYTRGWQGVTGGDNGLWGRAALLNQSECSEGTGEGEKNNCGHGAIGIDNMWHDTDPKGNEMGAGSNPMWHAKNLEKGIWGSYADAYGLDPQNDPTDALTGTYTRHYDEMAVAPWLWNAEKQVFLSTEDKESITTKAQYVIDQGIGGIMFWELAGDYSCYVLDENSNRTSVDPTEQACASGNGEYHMGNTMTKTIYDEFKSAAPYGNKVATGAMPDQVVDISVSIGGFKVGDQNFPVNPKITFTNNTGQDLPGGTEFQFDIPTSTPDNAKDQSGGGLAVISSGHSRADNIGGLDGDMHRVAFTLPSWKVLPAGESYELDMVYYLPISGPANYTVNINGVDYGFKFENPELPLGDISSSTGGGDNGNSDGTCDSAGLVTYPDFPQTDWQGNPSHANQGDKVINDGMVYQANWWTSSEPGNNADWTKVCTL; this is encoded by the coding sequence ATGAAAAACGGTCAAGTGAAACTAGGCAAAAATGCCTTTAGGTTAAGTGCCTTAACGGCATCATGCATGATGGCTTTCAGTAGTTATGCTGCAGTAGATTGCGGCCCATTAGATCTGTGGGATACCGCAGCAGTTTATAATGGTGGAGCTCAAGTTCAACAGGAAGGTAGCGCATACAGCGCAAAATACTGGACTCAAGGAGATAGCCCTAAAGATGCCGGGCAATGGGGAGCTTGGGCACTGGTTGATGCTTGTAGCACGGATGTTGTGACCAATGAAGCCCCAACGGTTGATCTCACCTCTCCAACCACGAGTACTTCTCTCACTGAAGATGATGAAGTGACATTAACCGCCAATGCAACAGACAGCGATGGCACAATTGCTCGCGTTGACTTCTTAGTCGATGGTGACGTTATTGGGCAATCAACCAGTGCACCATTCTCAGCCACTTGGACAGCGGTTGCTGGTACTCACGCATTTAGTTCGATTGCTTACGATAATGAAGGCGCGCAAAGTACTCAAAGCACCGTAACTCTTGAAGTGCAAATGTCTCAAACTGACACCAACCAAGCACCAAGTGTTTCTGTTGCACTTTCTAGCAGCAGCGTAACCTTAGGTGAAGTGGTTACATTAACCGCTACTGCCGCAGACTCAGATGGCACCGTTGATAAAGTCGACTTTTATGTTGGTGGCAGCCTAGTTGGAACCGTCGCCTCTTCTCCATACACTCTTAACTACACGACGACTCAAACTGGCTCTGTTTCTGTTTTTGCTAAAGCCACCGATAATGAAGGCGCAACTACAGACTCTGCTACGGCAAGCTTACAAGTGACCAGTGATCAACCGGTTGCTGCAACTTGTCACCCAGATGGTCTATATCAAACCGAAGGTGTGAACGTTCCTTACTGTAATGCTTACGATGAAGAAGGTCGTGAATTAATGGGGGCCGATCACCCTCGTCGTGTTATCGGTTATTTCACTAGCTGGCGTGCCGGTGATAACGATCAAGCGGCTTACCTAGTCAAAGATATTCCTTGGGAACAATTAACTCACATTAACTACGCGTTTGTCAGCATTGGCTCTGACGGTAACGTTAATATTGGTGATGTTAATGATCCTGAAAATGCCGCGGTAGGTAAAACTTGGCCGGGTGTCGATGTTGATCCTGAACTAGGGTTTAAAGGTCACTTTGGTGCGCTTGCGACTTATAAAGAACGTTATGGCGTGAAAACCTTAATCTCGATTGGTGGTTGGGCGGAAACGGGTGGTCACTTTGCGACTGACGGTTCACGTGTTGCTGACGGTGGTTTCTACACGATGACTACTAATGCCGATGGCTCTATCAACCATGCTGCGATTGAAAAATTTGCCGATTCTGCTGTTGAATTAATGCGCAAATACAAATTTGATGGTTTAGATATTGATTACGAATATCCAACCTCAATGGCTGGTGCCGGTAACCCATACGATAAAGACTTTATGGAACCACGCCGCGAGCACTTATGGGCATCATACCAAGAGCTGATGAAAGTTTTACGTGAGAAAGTCGACCGCGCATCAGAAGCAGACGATAACTACTACATGTTAACCATTGCAGCGCCATCATCTGGTTACCTACTACGTGGTATGGAAACCTTTGATGTAACGAAATACCTCGATTACGTCAACATCATGACTTACGACTTACATGGTGCTTGGAATGATCACGTTGGTCACAATGCTGCGCTATACGACACAGGTAAAGATTCTGAGCTTGCACAATGGAATGTTTACGGAACTGCCGCTTACGGTGGTATCGGCTACCTAAATACTGACTGGGCTTACCATTACTTCCGTGGTTCTATGCCTGCTGGTCGAATCAATATTGGTGTTCCTTATTACACCCGTGGTTGGCAAGGCGTCACTGGTGGCGATAACGGCCTATGGGGTCGTGCTGCACTACTGAACCAATCTGAATGTTCAGAAGGTACCGGTGAAGGTGAGAAAAACAACTGTGGTCATGGCGCAATTGGTATCGACAACATGTGGCACGATACTGATCCGAAAGGCAACGAAATGGGCGCAGGCTCAAACCCAATGTGGCATGCGAAAAACCTAGAGAAAGGCATTTGGGGCTCTTACGCTGATGCTTATGGTTTAGATCCACAAAACGATCCAACCGATGCACTAACCGGTACTTATACTCGTCATTACGATGAAATGGCGGTGGCTCCTTGGTTATGGAACGCAGAGAAACAAGTCTTCCTATCAACTGAAGATAAAGAATCCATCACCACCAAAGCGCAATACGTTATCGACCAAGGTATTGGCGGTATCATGTTCTGGGAACTAGCGGGTGACTACAGCTGTTATGTCCTTGATGAGAATAGCAACCGTACAAGTGTCGATCCAACCGAGCAAGCGTGTGCATCTGGCAACGGTGAATACCACATGGGTAACACTATGACCAAGACCATATATGATGAGTTTAAGTCAGCAGCGCCTTACGGCAACAAGGTGGCAACCGGAGCAATGCCTGACCAAGTAGTCGATATTTCAGTCAGCATTGGTGGGTTTAAAGTGGGTGACCAAAACTTCCCTGTAAATCCGAAAATCACCTTTACCAACAACACAGGTCAAGATCTGCCAGGTGGAACCGAATTCCAATTCGATATTCCAACCTCTACACCAGATAATGCCAAAGACCAGTCTGGTGGCGGTTTAGCAGTGATTAGCTCAGGTCATAGCCGTGCGGATAACATTGGAGGCTTAGATGGCGACATGCATCGCGTTGCCTTCACACTTCCTTCTTGGAAAGTCCTACCAGCTGGCGAGTCTTATGAATTGGATATGGTGTACTACCTACCAATTTCGGGCCCAGCCAACTACACCGTAAATATTAATGGTGTGGACTACGGCTTTAAGTTTGAGAATCCAGAACTGCCTTTAGGTGATATTTCATCAAGCACAGGTGGCGGCGATAATGGCAACAGTGACGGAACTTGTGATAGCGCTGGACTGGTTACCTACCCTGACTTCCCTCAAACCGACTGGCAAGGCAACCCAAGCCATGCTAACCAAGGTGATAAAGTCATCAACGACGGTATGGTATACCAAGCTAACTGGTGGACATCATCAGAGCCGGGTAACAACGCTGACTGGACAAAAGTCTGTACTCTATAA